In Salvelinus namaycush isolate Seneca chromosome 20, SaNama_1.0, whole genome shotgun sequence, the following proteins share a genomic window:
- the LOC120065687 gene encoding E3 ubiquitin-protein ligase TRAIP-like — protein MPIRAYCTICSDFFDHSRDVAAIHCGHTFHYECLLQWFQTAPNKTCPQCRKQVSTRHIINKLFFDIGGEGEGSSADPECLQNELDRMKAVLSTKERDWRDRLKMVEGLKETVDRQKKELDSVRKETGEKEMLCSVLRKQMKYLENQQSETQAAKEEARRLRTKMKTYESLDVVLQGQRAEVESMISDMGVGQAAVEQLSIYCISLKKEYENLKGSLRYSNEMSEKLKREVFASNNKLQKATMEMNRTNDDMKAVQNDLTNADKEITSLKKKVEILQKTLSTPTRTNEALSRLVFESPAPVELQQPRLHQPANSEDIDLNMTFDITTPDLVDKRASQVPSKKMRLDPATLSSSPTKHRDSASFGSKAREEAAPMGTFFRNSILFRKKTFGSMLDPQRSKLGAVRSGYDGLGGRTKFFQPSPLSDIRPLMMKAKRKKVSRPAPPKISTCLTLDSYLE, from the exons ATGCCTATTCGTGCCTACTGTACCATCTGTTCAGATTTCTTCGATCACTCAAGAGATGTGGCTGCCATCCACTGTGGGCACACCTTCCACTATGAATG TCTTCTTCAGTGGTTTCAGACTGCCCCCAACAAGACATgtccacaatgtagaaaacag GTTAGCACCAGACACATTATCAACAAGTTGTTCTTTGACATTGGTGGTGAAGGAGAGGGATCCTCTGCAGATCCAGAGTGTTTGCAG AACGAGCTTGATAGAATGAAAGCTGTTTTAAGTACCAAAG agagagactggagggaCAGACTGAAGATGGTAGAGGGCTTGAAGGAGACTGTGGACAGGCAGAAGAAAGAACTGGACAGTGTTAGGAAGGAGACTGGCGAGAAAGAGATGCTCTGCTCAGTTCTCAGG AAACAGATGAAATACCTGGAGAACCAGCAGAGTGAGACTCAGGCTGCTAAGGAGGAGGCCCGACGACTCAGGACCAAAATGAAAACATATGAGAG TCTGGATGTGGTGTTACAGGGTCAGAGGGCTGAGGTGGAATCCATGATCAGTGACATGGGTGTTGGCCAGGCTGCCGTGGAGCAGCTCTCCATCTACTGCATCTCTCTCAAGAA AGAGTATGAAAACCTAAAAGGGAGCCTCCGATATTCAAATGAAATGTCTGAAAAGCTCAAAAGGGAGGTGTTTGCTTCAAACAACAAG TTGCAGAAAGCCACAATGGAGATGAACAGGACCAATGATGACATGAAAGCTGTCCAAAATGACTTGACCAATGCAGACAAAGAGATCACT AGTCTGAAGAAAAaagttgagattcttcaaaagaCCCTGAGCACACCAACCCGCACTAACGAAGCCTTGAGCCGACTAGTCTTCGAGAG CCCTGCCCCAGTGGAGCTGCAACAGCCCCGTCTCCACCAGCCTGCCAACAGTGAGGACATTGACCTTAACATGACCTTTGACATCACCACACCTGACCTGGTGGATAAGAGGGCATCACAGGTCCCATCCAAAAAGATGCGTCTGGATCCAGCCAC GTTGTCGTCCTCGCCAACCAAACACCGTGACAGTGCCTCGTTTGGAAGCAAG GCCAGAGAGGAGGCAGCGCCAATGGGTACATTCTTCCGTAATTCCATTCTGTTCAGGAAGAAGACCTTTGGCAGCATGCTGGACCCCCAGAGGAGTAAACTGGGAGCT GTCAGAAGTGGTTATGATGGACTTGGAGGGAGAACCAAATTCTTCCAACCT TCTCCTTTGTCAGATATTCGTCCGCTCATGATGAAGGCAAAGAGAAAAAAGGTTTCCCGACCAGCTCCTCCCAAGATCTCCACCTGTCTTACTCTGGACAGTTATCTGGAGTGA